tgagaagaagaagaaggtccgCAAGTACTGGGATGTCCCGCCTCCAGGCTTTGAACACATCACACCCATGCAGTATAAAGCCATGCAAGGTATAAAGCAATCATGAACACTAATAAGGAAAATTGGAATTATCTGCCTCTAAGATGGTGACTCCATAGTGCACGGAGAGCCCCCCAGTTCCACACTCAGTCCTTGGACTGGTCATTCCATTTGAAATGCAGTTAGTTTACTGGACAACTTGTGAACCTTGAAAAAGGATTAAATCTCCCCTCTCATCAATTTGTCGCAGTTTTATTAAATGCTGTGTATTTTTGGAGTGATGTTTGTCAGAAGTGCAGTGTTTTAATCTGCAGTATTTTTAACCTCGTGATCTCGGGATTGTAATTTTTGGTGCTGTTTGTTTCCTCCCCAGCTGCGGGGCAGATTCCAGCTACAGCTCTCTTGCCAACCATGACCCCTGATGGGCTGGCAGTGACCCCTACTCCTGTGCCTGTGGTGGGCAGCCAGATGACACGGCAAGCCCGGCGTCTCTATGTGGGAAATATCCCTTTTGGAATTACTGAGGTACCGACGGCTTCCTTGTCCACGTCTCTGATCTCACCAACGCATTaatccctttctcttttttgatCTGGGCGATTATGAGCAGTGGATCTACGTGGAGgcttcactgaagcagttgggagGGTGAAGGCATAGaataggggtgaccaaactgtggctctcccgatatCTATGGGCTTATAATTCCCTGCCGGCAGGGCAAAGAGAACAAGGCAGTGGGAACGAGAAATAACTGCCTTTTACTCTCGTAGTGAGCAGGAGGTTCAGTACGCCTGGTGGCTATTTCGATCTGTctatcaaaaaacaaaaaatccaaatAGTTGTTTCCATTTCTCTTTAAAGTGAATAGTGTGTGGGGCTACGAAGGGGATTGCGGTTACAGCAGGCAAGTTGGCAGTTTTGTTTATAATCCCATTGGGGTCCTAAAAGCCTTTCACggagtcatagagtcatagagtcggaagggaccttcagggtcatctagtcaaccccctgcagagtgcaggaaattcacaaatacctgaccacccacagcgaccccaattccatgcccagatgatgacccctcccccccagaaaaccTCCCAGAATCTCATCCTTTGCCACTGATGTGTCTTCTTTCATGTCTTATTCTCCAACAGGAAGCTATGATGGATTTCTTCAACGCTCAGATGCGTCTCGGGGGTCTTACCCAGGCTCCTGGCAACCCAGTCTTGGCAGTGCAGATCAACCAAGACAAGAACTTTGCATTTTTGGAGGTCAGTTGGAGGCTGTGATATATGCAGAGTAGAGCAACCCAACTGTGGTGTTTGGTGGCTGTTTTGTAATCCTAATTCTTCAAGGAGCATCTTGCTAGTCACTTTGTTTGCAagggaaaagcaaaacaaaaactacCGAGTCAAAGGTGTTATTTGTTTTGGTTTGGTTAGTTTTTGTTATCGTATAAATCAGGTTTCCAGCATAGAGAGGTAGTAGATGTGTCTTGACTGGGACACACTGAATTACCTGCCCCTGAACACCCAAACATAGGCTCACCTCTCAATCCTGTTCATTGAGATGACCTATTCAAACAATGGTCTcctctcagcttggtgtagtggttaagagaggcagtttctagtctggccagctgggtttcattccccgcgcctccacatgcaggcagctgtaTGACATTGGACTACTCACAGTGCCGATAgtgctgtcctgaccgagcagtaatctcagggctctctcagcctcacacttcacagggtgtctgttgtggggagaggaaaggaaagcaattgtcagTCGTCTGCCTGTAGAAGCTGTGAATTGAAAATAGGCTTCCACCTGGCAGATGCCTCTTTTGGTCACTGTGTTGGGTCAGATCACTTTTCATAAGGGAttaatattaagaagaagaagaagaagaagagttggttcttatatgccgcttttccctacccgaaggaggctcaaagcggcttacagtcgccttcccattcctctccccacaacagacaccctgtgaggtgggtgaggctgagagagcgctgatatcactgcccggtcagaacagttttatcagtgccgtggcaagcccaaggtcacccagctggttgcatgtgggggagcgcagaatcgaacccggcatgccagattagaagtccgcactcctaacgactacaccaaactggctcttaaggtaTGGAAGGTTCTTGGGTGATGGGGTCATAAAGTCCTGAGTCACAGACATAGCGCAGGTCGAGAGTACACAGTTCACACTGTGCAGGAGTTTAGGTTGGTGGAAAGCAAATTTCATAATAGCTGCCTTCATGCAAGTGCCGGGAAGCTGTTAAAGAAACAATAGTTCAGTTGTTCTTGACATTGACGTGCGAGAAACCCAGATGCAGCAGGGACTTCTGGCAACAAGGCACTACTTATGTGGCCAGTTCTCATCATTTCTGTTGTGGAATTTTAGATTAGAATACTAAATGGCTTTTTGGGGGGGTCAGTTTCCagctggggatgggaagggagaatGTAAAGCCACGTGATCTGGTTAATTCCTTGGCATCTCTGCTGCTTCCATCACTTCTTGTTAATGTTAAGGCAATGACCAAAGGTCTCAAGTTCCTAACTTAGAGGCCTGAAGAAGCACCCGCTTGCCGCTTGGTACGTGACCTCCCTCTTCCTAGCGCTTCTCACGTTCCTCTCGTTTTTGTTCTTCCTGCAGTTTCGTTCGGTGGATGAAACAACCCAGGCTATGGCCTTTGACGGGATCATTTTTCAGGGACAGTCACTGAAGATCAGGCGCCCCCATGATTACCAGCCACTCCCTGGCATGTCTGAAAATCCTTCTGTCTATGTGCCAGGTGTGTGCATTGGGATTCTGCTAAAAAGAGAGGAGCTGGCTGTGTGATACTCAAAAGATGTAGGCAGTTTGATATGGTTGATGCTAAACACTCAAGACTGAGACACACCCCTTTCCCTTTTTCAGGTGTTGTTTCCACAGTGGTTCCAGACTCTGCTCACAAGCTGTTCATTGGGGGTCTGCCAAACTATCTTAATGATGATCAGGTAAGCCTgggagtaggaaaagcagtttaACGACTTCCAAAGTACTTCCACCCACAGCCACTTCCTACAAAGGCCAGGAAATGTCAGACAGGTGCTCGTGGAACTTCGTTCACCTACAGAAGTCACCCTTTTGATCTGCATTCTATGAGACTGCATAGCTTTCTCCCGTAACTACCACACACAGGGCTTAAGCCTCTTCCGTACTGGGCTGGGGAAGGAGGTGCACATGAAATCGGTGTGACCTAGTATTTATTCCTGTGTCTTCAGAGTcttgttcttttttcctttgccaGACTTCAGGATGCACTTGGCTCGCTGTGCAAATCGAGCaagttctctctgtgtctgtACCTCCTCCACAAATACTTATTTTGGTCAATCTGTGGGGGCAGAGTGGAAAATGACtggatcgtagaatcatagagtgggaagagaTCTCTGGGGTCacctagtcccaaccccctgcagaacgcagggaattcacaactacctgccaacccaccaTGACCCCTATTCCATGCCCCCCAAAGAAAAACCCAGaccccctggccagtctggcctggaagaaattcgccttctgatcccaacgtggcaattggcatttccctgggcatgcaagcaagggccacaagagacaagcacggTCACAAACCCTTCTGCTCATCTGCTCACAACTGACTGCAGTTTTCTCCTCTGGCTGCCAGGTCAAGGAGTTGCTCACTTCTTTTGGGCCCCTGAAGGCTTTCAACCTCGTGAAGGACAGCGCCACAGGCCTGTCAAAAGGTTACGCCTTCTGTGAATACGTGGACATCAACGTCACAGACCAGGTAGGGCCAGCCTCCCTCTTTCATCCTTCTTACCTTTTTGCTCCGCAGCGGCTCGCCGACCTGCCCCGTGGGACGAGGGGGGTTCTTTGTCCTTTGAGCAGGTGGggcgtttttttttctctcctcctcccctctagGGGGCGCCAGCTTTTCTCTCCTTtacagcacagctgctggcttAGCGGCAGACACCATCGAGTTAGTGTTCTGATCACTTCTGCTTTttgttccccccaaaaaaaccaacaactctCCCCGAATGTTAGTCGGAGAAGGCTTCGGCCTTTTTGCGAAGACCCCGGCCGCCGTGCCCGACCGAGAGCCGGTAAGAAGCCCTCCCCTCACCAGCCAGGAAAGAGCCGGGTCCGTAGCGCATCTTGCccatgtcccccccaccccccaccccgaagTGACTTTTCCATCCCACATGGCTTAACGACGGTGTTTCCTTTCTCCCGCTGTGCTTTGTGTTACAGCGGGAGGAGGTGGAAACAGGGCCTTAATCTTTAGATGTGCTTTGCTTGCCGACTCCAGTGGGAGTTGCAAAACGCAAGTCTGGCCAGATATGCTGTAAcgataacaacaataatacttAATAACAGTAAACCAAAGGAAGAGCGCTCGTGTCCCTTTGCCCCTGTTGGAGAGGGGGgatctgtggtagagaagaaacaccCCACAAAACCCCATAGGGTTCAAAGAGTGTCGGTGGTAAATTTGCATGCTGAGCTCAAGCTCTACTTTCTGGGTTGAGCCGATAAGGGTTACTGCATGTTTTTAAAACGACTGTGTGCCTCTGTTGGTGTGTATGGGTACGtgtgtctctctttttttattttaaatatacccTCACGCACACATCTGCTTCATGTCTGTGCAGTCTTTCTTCCCATATGCCGCTTGGGAAGTCCATTTTTGTTTCAcagccttccccctctccctcctgctccGCCCTTCCCTGGTCTCTCTGCATTAAGGAGAAAGGTATCTGTTTTAGCCAGAGCTAAAACGCTTGGTTTAGACATCCAGAGTCTGACTGGGCCTCTCTGGAAGGAAGACTGAATTGGGGAGTGGGGGTTGGTCGTTTTCGGATGTTTGAGTGGGtactgggaggagaaagggctgcTTGCCAGCCTGTGAGGCTGTGACAGAATGCAGTTTAGTTTACTGTAAGGAAACTTGGGGGAACATTTTTCTGAACCGTAACCAGAAATCAGAGGGATTCGagtgggtcactgtgttggtctgaagtagcacaacaaaatcagagtccgatagtacctttaagaccaacaaaggtttattcaaggcgtgagcttttgagtgcaggcacacttcctcagacagtgcaTAATTCAGAGGAAAATATAGTTACTATGTCTCTGGCTGCAaagttggcggggggggggagcacagggaCTACCAAATGGGTAGAGAgacagcgtggtgtggtggttcgCACCTTGAAACCAGCTACTGCTAAAAGGACTAGAGGACGAATGATCTGCGAGCCCCCCTGAGCTGTGGGCCTTGTGCCAAGAATGGAAGGGCCAGTCCTTTGCAGCTGCTCCCCCtctaaaaaaaccctcttctctgccACTTCTGATCTCTAATCTCAGCAACCAGCAGCTGCtggggaacagagagagagagagagagagagagagagagtagcgCCAATGTAGCGTCTGCCTTGTAAAAGCAAGCTGGCCACAGCAGGTGTGGGAGTGGCTTTATTCCCCTTTCCCCATGGCCGGCTTGctctccctcccttgcctgaACTGTTGTTGCTGAGGAGGAAGCAAGGAGACGGAGGGGAGACCTTTCACCTCGCTGCACCTACACAAGCCTCAACAGCCCTGTATGCTCAGTTGGACGGTATATCCTTGCACGTGTGGCAGTAGTGATGCCCAAGGTATTGCATACATGGTTCTCCATCAGCCATGGAGTGAGCACCGTTGCTTTAAGGGCTGTTTCCAAAAGGCTTCTTCTGCACTCTGCAGATGCCAGTGCTCTTGGTATTGAGAGAGCAAGGATGGCAGGCCTAACCTTTGCCACACTGTCTTTCAGTCAGTTTCCGGAATGTCTCCTAGGAGTATGCACACACGCACGCAGACACGCTCAGTAAATGCACACTTGCTGCACCAGTAAGACGCTGCCTCAGTTTTGAAAAAGGGGGTGCAGAATTGGAGGCGCCCAAACGAAGACGGCACCCACACAAAGACACTTTAGGGAGACAAACTTCTCCAGGATATTAAAGGGCAGCTTAGAACTCTCTCACCCCACAGAGCGTGAGGAGAAACAGCCCTGGAGCCTTCGATCCCCTAGGAGCAGTGGAGACTTTCCATTTGGAGCCAGGGAGCCTTTGGCTTTGCAAAGCACTTTACGGCAATCCTATATTAAACACACAACTTGTTCGAACAGCAATGTGCTGGAGGCCAAATGGCTGAGATGGTGTTTGAACCCCAGTGTTTTGTATGTTACACATCCATGCGCAAGTGGCTGTGAATACAAGTCACTTGTCTCCATGCTATAGTTCTGTAACACTTCTGTATTTTCAGTTGTCTTTGGAAGTGTTCCGCAAAACAAATGCCTTAAACAAGAAAGCAGGATGAATAAAAGCTATGTTGAACAACCAGTTGCAGCAGAAATGCCAGTCAGTACAAAGAGCTGCTTCTCAAAACGCAGATGAGAGTCAAGCTCCTGGCATGCTGTGAGAGTGGGAGTCAGCAGCCTGCCATTCCAGAAGAAGAACTGGCTGATGTCAAATTTAGGAGTGGTTCATATGGGAAAAGCTGCTTTCTGAGACGTCCAGGTTTCAAGCTGTTAAGGATAAAAGCTAGCACAGGCCAGTAGCCAGTGTAGTTTGAAAACAGGTAGAATTTGATTTGAGGAGACACAACAGCAACACTTGAGTTCGCAGCTGCAGTTTTGTGACCTCTTGATGGGCAGCCCCACATTGAGAGAATCACCACACTGATTTCAGCTACCATCGTGGGCAGCTGATTCTGTCTTCGTACTGAAAGCTGTGCCCTTCCAGTCGCTGCCAGGCaacctctcactttctcctccgTTAACTCGCTCAAAAGTTGTGGCCAGCGGTTTGTGCATCCTTCAAAACAGAAGTTCAGATGTCTGGCTAGACAGTTTTGAATTCCTGCAGCCCTGAGTAATTGTTGATTCAGCTATGGCTTGATTTGCTGTTTAAAttcctgtccacccctgggagAAATCTGCCAGGCCATTCTCAAAGTGGGTGGGAGTCTGGGAGCCTTAATGCATGTGGAATTCACTTCTGCCACACGGCAGAGCTATGTGCCGCCCACAAGACTCGGAGCGGTTCTTGCAGGGAGGTGGAAGTTCTTTGGTGCTCGGCCTTCCTCCTGGTGGAAGAAAACAACTCTTTGGAATGAGAAGCCTGTCTGCCACCCTAGAAGGTACTGGAAGGAAAGTAAATATTGCTCTGGAACAAGGAAGGGATGGTAGTTGCACTTGGTTGTTGGTGTGGATATGGCTCCAGGGCACACTCTGGGAAATTAGGGTCTCATCTCTCTCCTTTGGACTTCCTGTCTAGGCTAAGGACAGTTAGCTGAAGCTGAAACTTCACCTCTGCGCTCTTCTCCTTCATGCAGACAGTCCTTATCGACTCGCCTTAATTCCTTCCAATatgatgtattttaaaaatatatattaatccTCTGGCTACCATGCCCATTTTTGGCCCCGGTAGGTAACTAAAGCCAAATATGCTGTTAATTCCATGGCAGTGCGGTTCAGGTAGGAGTcgagggttggggtggggtgggagggcaggaggagaagCCACCTTTTTCTGCGTACGAATGTGTGGATGGTTTTGAAGCGAGGGTGGAGGGGCTGTGATTGGCAGTCTTGGAGGCTCCAGTTTTGAAGTGTCTGGATTCACTTTTTTCTGCCCTCGCAGGCCATCGCCGGCTTGAACGGCATGCAGTTGGGCGACAAGAAGCTGCTGGTGCAGAGAGCCAGCGTTGGAGCCAAGAATGCTACTCTGGTGAGCAAGGGAGTTGGCTGCTAGGAACGGGCCAGTGAGGGGGGCGGGGCCCAAAGACCTTGCATACCCCTGCAGATATTTGCCACCTTTATTGCCTGCGGATTGGTTAGCCAGAAGTAGGACACTGTGGGGAGATCCCTCACGCTTTTAACAATGCCTCGTTGCAGCCTGTTAGAAGAAAGCCGTCTGCCTCTTTCTTTTAGGGGCAAGTCCTAATGCTGCGAACCGTTCTAAATCTCTCAAACGCCACCCAGGAACATTTGCGTCAAGCGTTTTTGACCTCGCAGTGTCCTTTCCCGCTTTCATTCCAGCGTCAGGCAGAAGTAGACAAGTCGCACATGGCCCCGGTGGATTAAGGCAACGCTTTTGCCAGAAATAGCATGAAATACTTTCCCCTCCAGTGTTTTATCACGAACACCCAAGGAACCTTGTGCAACGAATATCTTGTCTTGTAATCCAGTGTTCTAGAACTGGGAAGTGTAGCTCCCATCTGCCGGTCATTAGAAACACGCAGTGCCCCCTTGCTGTTGACTAGGGTGACCTGGAGGCCCAATGCAAAACATTTCAGCTGAGGCTTCTGGGAACGCAGGAGGCGCTACCCGAAACGCTTCCGGAGTattctgggaaagggggagttGAGCTAACGATGCAGGTGCTTTTATTAGCTGCGCCTTCCTATCcctgcctccttctccacccccagaGCACAATAAACCAGACCCCAGTGACCCTGCAGGTCCCAGGCCTGATGAGCTCCCAGGTTCAGATGGGCGGCCATCCCACCGAGGTCCTGTGCCTCATGAACATGGTGCTGCCCGAGGAGCTGCTCGATGATGAGGAGTACGAGGAGATTGTCGAGGACGTGCGCGACGAGTGCAGCAAGTACGGCGTGGTGAAGTCCATCGAGATCCCCCGGCCCGTAGACGGCGTCGAGGTGCCCGGCTGTGGAAAGGTACTTGGCCGGTTGCTCGGAATAAGGGTGCGCATAGAGCTCATCGGAGGATGCGGGGCTGCCCGAGGAATGCTGTCGCTCCCAAAATGTACGTTTGGCACCAACGTGGTTCCGTGTGCCTCACGGAGCAGGGAAAGTGATGTGGCTGTTGGCCAGTGGCTCTCGCTTCTGAGATGCTCCTGTAAAAGAGGGGCTGGGGTAACGCCCAAGGCCCAGGTGTTCAAATGGCTCCATGGTACTGTGGCTACAGTGCCGGACTAGGATCTGAGGATCCCAGGATTGAATCCACCCCCTGCCCCTGGACCTTGGGCCTCACCTGCTTCAGAGTTGTACGGAGTGTTGTAAGCCGCTGCCTTGGGCAGAAAAGTGGAGCATGCCTGAGGTAGATAATTACGACTGCAGTGGTCCAGGAAAAGCTTTCGGGGTGGTGGTGAATGAAGCGCTTGCACCGTTCCTTCCTGGGATTCCCGACAGGGAATTAAATCCGTGGAACGGACATGATCGTCAGGGCTCTTGGGGAAGGGCTAGGATTTGATC
The Paroedura picta isolate Pp20150507F chromosome 16, Ppicta_v3.0, whole genome shotgun sequence genome window above contains:
- the U2AF2 gene encoding splicing factor U2AF 65 kDa subunit, with amino-acid sequence MSDFDEFERQLNENKQERDKENRHRKRSHSRSRSRDRKRRSRSRDRRNRDQRSVSRDRRRRRSPLSLSGPLSRSPRHEKKKKVRKYWDVPPPGFEHITPMQYKAMQAAGQIPATALLPTMTPDGLAVTPTPVPVVGSQMTRQARRLYVGNIPFGITEEAMMDFFNAQMRLGGLTQAPGNPVLAVQINQDKNFAFLEFRSVDETTQAMAFDGIIFQGQSLKIRRPHDYQPLPGMSENPSVYVPGVVSTVVPDSAHKLFIGGLPNYLNDDQVKELLTSFGPLKAFNLVKDSATGLSKGYAFCEYVDINVTDQAIAGLNGMQLGDKKLLVQRASVGAKNATLSTINQTPVTLQVPGLMSSQVQMGGHPTEVLCLMNMVLPEELLDDEEYEEIVEDVRDECSKYGVVKSIEIPRPVDGVEVPGCGKIFVEFTSVFDCQKAMQGLTGRKFANRVVVTKYCDPDSYHRRDFW